In Cyanobacteria bacterium GSL.Bin1, one genomic interval encodes:
- a CDS encoding family 10 glycosylhydrolase, producing MIVWGKPSLRRKHQFIIFLAVFVSVIVGLQAVVKSYGLPSQREIRGAWLTNVDSEILFSARGVESALKRLDNIHLNTIYPTVWQGGYSLYPSQVTTNRFGESIYPDSRLQGRDMLQEVLDKGHQLGMTVIPWFEFGFMLPVDSPLAKQHPEWLTQRRDGSTVEVKGEDEVVWLNPFHPDVQQFILDLITEIVSNYDVDGIQFDDHFGLPVAFGYDDYTTQLYQWDVNETPPEEPRETFWVRWRADQLNEFMGKVFHTIKAANPDCLVSVSPNPLHFALPAHLQDWLTWERKGYIEELVLQVYRSDMERFVDELQRTEVQLANSHIPVAIGILSGLKNRSMPMPILEQQVKEVRDRGFAGMSFFFYESLWKWGEESPTEREKALYNLFLFPASREIFMSFS from the coding sequence ATGATTGTTTGGGGGAAGCCATCCTTGAGAAGGAAACATCAATTCATTATTTTTCTGGCCGTTTTTGTCAGTGTTATTGTCGGTTTACAAGCGGTTGTTAAAAGTTATGGATTGCCAAGCCAAAGAGAAATTCGAGGGGCTTGGCTGACGAATGTAGATAGCGAAATTTTATTTTCAGCCCGGGGCGTTGAGTCGGCTTTAAAGCGTTTAGATAATATTCACCTGAACACGATTTATCCGACCGTTTGGCAAGGAGGCTATTCTCTCTATCCCAGTCAGGTCACCACCAATCGCTTTGGCGAAAGCATTTATCCTGACTCACGCTTGCAAGGACGAGATATGTTGCAAGAAGTGCTAGACAAAGGTCATCAATTAGGAATGACCGTGATTCCTTGGTTTGAGTTTGGTTTTATGCTACCCGTTGATTCGCCCTTGGCTAAACAACATCCCGAATGGTTAACCCAGCGCCGCGATGGCAGTACGGTTGAGGTCAAAGGTGAAGATGAAGTCGTCTGGTTAAACCCCTTTCATCCCGACGTGCAACAATTTATTTTGGATTTAATCACAGAAATTGTTAGCAATTACGATGTGGATGGGATTCAATTTGACGATCATTTTGGTTTACCGGTTGCGTTTGGTTATGATGACTACACGACTCAGCTTTACCAGTGGGATGTGAATGAGACTCCCCCTGAGGAACCCCGAGAAACCTTTTGGGTGCGTTGGCGTGCGGATCAACTCAATGAATTTATGGGGAAAGTTTTTCATACAATTAAAGCGGCCAATCCGGATTGTTTGGTTTCGGTTTCTCCCAACCCCCTTCATTTTGCTTTACCGGCCCATTTGCAAGATTGGTTAACTTGGGAACGAAAAGGTTATATTGAAGAACTAGTCTTACAAGTTTATCGCTCCGATATGGAGCGTTTTGTAGATGAATTACAACGCACAGAAGTGCAGCTAGCCAACTCTCATATTCCAGTTGCGATTGGCATTTTAAGTGGCTTAAAAAATCGTTCGATGCCGATGCCCATTCTTGAGCAGCAAGTCAAAGAAGTGCGCGATCGCGGTTTTGCCGGAATGTCGTTCTTTTTCTATGAAAGTCTCTGGAAATGGGGAGAAGAGTCGCCCACTGAACGAGAAAAAGCCCTTTACAATCTCTTTTTGTTTCCAGCCAGTCGAGAAATTTTTATGTCATTTTCCTAG